DNA sequence from the Pogoniulus pusillus isolate bPogPus1 chromosome 7, bPogPus1.pri, whole genome shotgun sequence genome:
GCAGACTATAAAACCAGATACAAAGTTTGTTGCCATCATTCAGCCAACATACCACAGCTTCTCATTACTGACTTAAAAACATTTGTTTCACAGGGAAATAGATCCTTAGTTGATAGTAAGGCTATTTTAAAGAAGTTTTGTGAATATGACAAAGACACTTCTGACAAATGGCTGTAGTAAAACTGTTCATGCAGACCAGTTGGTAATTAACACATAGACTGCAAAGATCACTGCTCTTGGTACATTCTTAATTTCTCCTCTGTTGAGAAATGTATTCTCATGTAGTCATAAAGATATTTAGCATTAAGTGTATATTCATTCATAATCCAGGATGACTTAGATAAGCATTGTCTGCTTGTTTAACTTAAAATCTAGCACCTTTGCATGACTTAATTACCTACTAGAACACTGAAATCTTTTCTTCATAAAGACACTCAGCTATTTCAACTGTACCAGGTTACCTTGACCATATTTGCATGATTTCTAAGTCAAGAGTGTCACTGTGGCAGAGGTTGCGTCAATGATAAAATCTGATCTCAAGAGACTGTGTGGTATCCGAGTTTCAGAAGTCAGCAGTAAGGGAAACTGTATTAGGTGAGGATTTTTACCTACTATGACTGAGTGAAGGCTTAGTCAAAGAGGCACTAGGAGGAGATGGGCCTTTAAAGAAGGAAAACTCAGTGTTTTGCACCAAGCTGCCCATGTCTTACTTGCGCAGGTATATGCAGACATAGTCCAGGTCAAGGCGCTCACTTGTCCAGACTCTTTTGTCTGCCAGAGGCACCGCAGCTGAGCCACCTTACTGGCTGCACTGATGAATGTGCAGAGATTCTGAAAGGCAGGTACAAAAAAGAGACAGAACTCTTGATTCAGCCATTGTCTTAGCTGAATGTTTAGCTTATGGCTGTTAGCATGTAAGTTATCAAAAAACAGGGCTAGCTTTTTCACTTAGAGTTTACAACTATTGCAACCTGAGCATTTCAGCTTCTAAGGAACTGTGAAGCAAAACACTGAAGTTGCCAGAAGcctcatctagggtagggtgtccctgcccatggcagagggggtggaactagatgatccttgtggtcccttccaaccctgattgattccatgattctaagtgactGATTTCTAAGCTACTGGCCAGAAAGAAGCTCAAAGAGCACCACTGCTGTTGGCAAATGTTTGATAGAGGCAAATACAATAGGAAGCAAAGACATAAAAAAGCCTCTCAACCTGCTGCATAAAACTGTTTATGAAAGTTAGCTAAAATGAGACTGATCTAGTCTAAACAGCAAGTTTGATTCAGACCATCTGTTACCATTATGTCTGGCAAACTAGGCCATAAAAGAATGAGGAAACTGACAAGAATGTGTGGAAAATTAGTCCAAttggtgggaaaaaaataatgaacaGAACAGACTACTCAGTCTGTCATCCTTTAGGGGGATTTTGCAAAGGCAGTGGGTAGAGGAGACCTCCACACAAATATCTGTGCCATGCCTAGACAATTTCCCTTGGAAGTTAAGGGTAAGCATTAGGCTTAGAAGCTCTTATCCTTATTTATATCATCTTTTGCATTAGCAACTGCAGTTCATCTCAATTGAGTTTTAAGTCTCTTCTGATAAGAAGGGCTGAGACTATCTTTAACCTGTGCAAGGAATTATCAGATCATATTTTATTGCAAAATGctaagaggaaaggagaaaaaaatcttgTTAAGTATTTAACATTCCCTACTTCAAATACTTTTACTGATcctcttttcacagtatcacagtatcaccaaggttggaagagacctcacagatcatcaagtccaaccctttaccacagagctcaaggctagaccatggcaccaagtgccacgtccaatcctgccttgaacagctccagggatggcgactccaccacctccccgggcagcccattccagtgtccaatgactctctcagtgaagaactttctcctcacctccatcctaaatttcccccggtgcagcctgaggctgtgtcctctcgttctggtgctggccaccttagagaagagagcaacctcctcctggctacaaccacccctcaggtagttgtagacagcaataaggtcctccCATGTTGAAGGGTTATTAGTGGCGATTATGACATGATGACTGAAAACATGAATCTTTTTTCACCAAGAgtgcacttgtagcccagaaagccaaccagagcctgggctgcatcaggagaagtgtggccagcaggtggagggaagtgattcatggtctacttgattggatagggctgggggacaggttggactggatgatcttgggggtctcttccaacctggttgattctatgattccatgattctccccttctactgtgctctgctgagactccatgtggagtactgcatccagttctggagcccctattacaagaggaatgtggacacactatgaggacagattgaaagagttgggactgttcagtctgaagaagagaagactccgaggtgaccttagtgtggccttccagtatctgcagggggcctacaaaaaagctgaggtgagacattttaggctgtcagggagtggcaggactaaggggaatggagcaaagctggaggtggggagcttgagagtggaggtgaggaggaagttgttgagcatgagagtggtgagaggctggaatgggttgcccagggaggtggttgaggccccatggctggaggtgtttaagccaggctggatgaggttctggccagccttctctggggtagggtgtccctgcccatggtagggtgggctgcaactagatgatctttgtggtcccttccaaccctgactggttctatgattctatgagagattTCACTGATAAAGACTTTCAGAGGGCAAAGGTAATTTCACGTCAAATTCAAATCATTTTGCTGCACTTACCATAGCCAGGTCTATTATCCACTTCTGCAGTGTTAGCATGTACCAGCCCCCCCAGAATCTGACATTTTATTAAGTTTCATAGCACTGAAAAATCAAGGATACCAAAGCTCTTGAAACTGCCTGAGgaattaagatttttttttttttaaacatctggAAATAATCTTACTGAAGCTGTAACAGACTACACAATCTATGTAAAATGTATTAAGGAGTGGTTGAAACACTAAGTATTCCTATTTTCCACACTGTTTCTGGTTGAATATTGCCTGCAGTTTAAGATCTGCTCCAAAGCACAAAACTTGACATTTCATGCCAAGTCtattgaaagaaaaaagccaaacactGCTGCATTCCTCACAGCAACTACAATCTGCATGGATAGGAatcaaaggggggaaaaaagagcttTTCCACTTTGCATCTCTAGTATAGAATTGGTCTTATTGCTTTATCAGTTGTAGGCCTTCTCCAGCACCATTACATATAAAGCTTACTCCTTGTAGAGAtttgacaggactagggggaatggagcaaagctggaggtggggagattcagagtggaggtgaggaggaagttgttgatcatgagagtggtgagagcctggaatgggttgctcagggaggtggttgagggctcatccctgcaggtgtttaaggccaggctgcatggggctctggccagcctgctctagggtagggtgtccctgcccatggcaagggggttggaactagatgattcttgtggtcccttccaaccctgactgattctatgattttactaCTATCCCAGAAATCAGCATGTGAATGTGGAATGCACATCAAGGGGTGGCTGAAAATTATTTACAATGGTAGCACAAAACAAATTCTGCTGAAAATTATTTACAGTGGTAGCACAAAACAAATTCTGCTGAAAATTATTTACAATGGTAGCACAAAACAAATTCTGCTGAAAATTATTTACAATGGAAGCACAAAACAAATTCTGTCAGAGCTGCTATGGAAAGAATGACCAAACAAACTACATAAAGCACAATGCCCCAATTTGAAAGGATACATGACTGCATAGAACAAAGCTCCTTTCGTGTTCCCACTGAAATGCAGAATAAGCCAAAGGAGAATGACATCTGAAATACATAAAAGATTGCTCatcagagaagggagaggagaggtccAAATCCACTCCTAGACAGTTCCCATTTGGCACCATGCCTACAAAAATGTTTATTGCAGGTTTTACCTCTCAAGTTTGATTCACGTTCAAAACATTGCAAGCTCTAAAAATGAAGCTCTTAAGAGTCTGGGGTATTTAGAATGCTTCTCTCCCAAGGAATGACTGGATAAAGGATGAGCTTACACTGCAACTCCATGTATGAGATGTTTATCCTCCACCTGACATTGTCTTTTCATAAAATTTATTAAGATTTCAATTATATCTGAGGTGTTCATTCACCTGACATTGTCTTTTCATAAAATATATTAAGATTTCAATTATATCTGAGATGTTCATTCACCTGACATTGTCTTTTCATAAAATGTAATAAGAATTCCATTATATCTGAGATGTTCTTTCCCCCTTCCAGACAGGAACTGGTCAGTGGattcacagcactgcagtggagCACTGTACCTACACGCAGAGCCTTGTAAGTGCTGAACAAGTATTTCCAAAACATTTCCAATTACCTTGTGCAATGATGATGGGATATTCCAGGTATGTCTGCAGAGGGTAACCATAATAGATCTGGTACCTCAGAAACACAAGGAAGCTGAACAGAAAGACACAAAACAGTGTGAATGCATGAAGGGACAGGACAGCGCCTTCTCAACTCAACTGTTTTGGTTGCACCAAAAGGCTCCAGATGAGTGTAACTGCCTAAGTGATCAAACAAGTATGAAGACAAAGTTCAAGCCTGATGATTCTGTCatcaaagactggatgaggcacttagtgccacggtcttgttgactgaatagggatgggtactaggttggactggttgatcttggaggtctcttccaacctggttgattctatgattctatgatctctttctGTTACCCCTCAAATAGAGTAAGATGCAGagagctgcccacacttctgtcTCACAAGTGGGTAAGATATAATTTTATTCATTTACAACTGATGAGAAAGAAAGGCTTCCAGACCTAGAAGACACCTTCTCTTTGTAATTGCCTTCAGATCTCTGCAAtaagttctttctttctttatgttTGTAGTTCAGTTCAGGTTCATTAAGCAAGTTTTAGAGGAGTAGTCAAAATCATCCAGGTGGCCTAGACTACACTGTTACAAGCCTGGCCTGTGTACTAGTACCCAGACCAAGTCTGTTCTTAAGTGAACCAAACAATGTCAATTGTCCCTCCTACCATTCCACAGTGTAGTATCTAAAGGGAAATTAACTTTTATCAAGTTTTCTTTACTTTCTTTGACTTTCATGCAAGGCCATGGGGTTTGACAGGAATTTCAAGGCtacaaagaaaacacaaaggcCTCTTAGGGCACAGTTTTAAGTAAGGAAAGCTTGTTGGGTTTCCAGCATAGAAAACTGTCTGCCATGTGAGAAacttgtgcccaggtggccaagagagccagtggcatcctggcttggatcaggaacagcgtggccagtaggacaagggaggttattctgcctctgtactcagcactggtcaggccacaccttgagtgctgtgtccagttctgggcccctcaattcaagagagatgttgagatactggaatgtgtccagaggaaggcGACGaacctggtgaggggcctggagcacagccctgtgaggagaggctgagggagctgggggtgtgcagcctgcagaagaggaggctcagggctgatctcattgctgtctacaactccctgaagggaggctgtagccaggtggagttggtctcttctgccaggcaagcagcaacagacaaaggggacacagtctcaaggtgtgctgggggaggtctaggctggatgttaggaggaagttgttggcagagagagtgattggcattggaatgggctgcccagggaggtggtggagtcgccgtccctggaggtgttcaagcaaagcctggatggggcacttagtgccatggtctagttgactgtatagggctgggtgagaggttggcctggatgatcttgggtgtctcttccaacctgcttgattctaggattctgtggttcaatgactctatgattctatgattttatggctcCTTGCCATGAGCACCAGGCTTCTGTGTCACTCCTCTGCCAGGTCCCTGCACACTGACACTGTAGACCTATCCTAGTTTGCAACAGTAGCCCACAAGAACTAGAACCTGAGGTGTATTAAGGGTAAACAGCAACAACAGGGTTTAAGTGCCATGGAGAAATGCAGTCAGGGAATGGCAGCAGTGGAGACCATGGGAAGTCTGCACAGCTGCATGCAGAAATGTGTCTGTAATGTAagcctctgcagcacccagccatggtcagcagctctgccccaaaCAGAAGGTGAGACACCGCCGCACTCAGAATCAACATGCCGTTTTCCTGAGGTAATTGTTCTGACTAAAATCCCATTTCTAGCGTGGTGTAGAGAGCTGACAGCCATCTAGCTGAATGTTCTGGCCACCTCCACCGCTGGGTTTGGCAAAGACAAGGCTGCTCAAGGTATTTCTCTGACGCGCTTGTACCCACACCTGCAAGTGCGGGCACACAGCTTctctgtttttcattccacacGATCCTCTCCCGGCGGGATTTAACAAGGCTCATTACAAATGACAGCTCTCTGGAGTCTGGCATTGGCTGTGTTTTTCTTAAGGAATGATTACGTTTTGCTTCGTGGGGTGAGAGAAGCCTGTCTAACTGGTAGAATCACCTGCACAACAGGCCACACGGACCATTTAGTAGCCTAAATATGTGGCTGGGACCCAAGGGCAGGTGTTGGCTCCAGCTACATGGGTGGCCTGGGTTGGTTTTGAGCGAATTTTAAAAGGCATTTCCCTTTAACCAAGAGCACGGAAGCGCTTTAAACCAGCAAGTTTCTGCTCCGCAGAGGCTGTACGCCCAGCGAAGGCAGGACGAGGCATCCGCATGTGACAGCATCGCAGCCAAGCGCCAGCAGTTTCGGCGCAGGCTGCCCCGCAGTtagaggaaggaggagtgggtttaaaaccccagggagcagggactGTTCGCCGCCCGCTTCGAGCTGCCACTCAGTACACTCTCCTGCGTGACCAGCGCTGGGAAGGAAGTGATTTCCTTActgactgcagcagcaaagaactCCCCAGCACCTTAGCCTCTCCTTCCCCGCCCGCCTCCGAGGGAAGCCCCGCCGAGGAGAGGCGCGACCGGTGGGCTCCGTGTTGTCCCCgagtcctgctccctgccccgcTACCGCTGCCTTACCCGGCCAGCTccaacagcaggctgcccacgcTGACCCCCCGCGCCGACCTGGCCGCCAGCACCGCCGCCAGCTGCGGCACCTTGATCACCGTGCACACTGCCCAGGTGCTCCAGTGGGCCAGGTCCAAGAGCGTCGGCGCCATCCCGCTGCGGCCCGGAACGGGGAACCGCCGTGCTGCGCGGCGTGGCAGGGTGGGGCGGGCACcgcgcccggcccggccctgccctgccctgctgcgcGGGGGCGGCTGTCACGGAGCGCTCATGGCGCCCGCGGGGTGCGCAGGCTGCCGGGGCTGGCACCGGGCATCCCTGCTCCGCGTTAGCCTCGGGCCTTGCCGAGCGTGAGGTGGCTACCGGGTGTTTCGGCCAGCCCCTGGGGGAACAGAGCGGCTTCCAGTCAGCCGCCCGAGAAGGGCGTccccaccaccctccctgcgCCGTCCCCCCGCACGGTGAGCGAGGGAGTGGGGCTGGGGGCGCTCGTCTCTCCCGGGCCATCTCTGTGCCGCCGGGGGAGGCTTACCCACAGCAAAAGTTCCTCGGTGTCAGGTCTGAGAAACGTTAAGCTCCAGGTTGAGCACATTGGTCCTGAAATTACTCTTCATGACCTTAAACCCCACAAAACAGTAACTGTGAGATTCCGTTTTGGTGTGACAGGTTAGCCACAAGTTGTGTGTCCGCCCAGGAGCAGCGTGTGGGTCGGTTCTTGGTTTGGAGCTGTCTGCTGGAGGTTTTTCCTCCTCGCAGTGTTGGGACTCCAGTGTTCCAGCTCCtgtttagaatcatggaatcatagaatcaaccaggttggaagagacctccaagatcacccagtccaacctagcacccagccctgtccagtcaaacaaaccatggcactaagtgcctcatccagtctttccctgcacacctccagggactgtgactccaccacctccctgggcagcccattccaatgccaatcactctctctgccaacaacttcctcctaacatccagcctgtacttccctcggcacaacttgagactgtgtccccttgttctactggtggctgcctgggacaagagaccaacccccaccttgcctacaacctcccttcaggtagttttccACATCCCTCTGCCTGGATCACTGCAGTGCCAATTCCTGCTGCAGGGACGGTTAGGTTCTTACAGTGACACTTTTGGTTGCACAGAAAGAAAGTTCAGCAAAATCAAAAGTTTCTGAATGTTGAACTTGTCAGGTTATTGGAGATGGAGCAACTTGCCTGAAACGTACACCTACCCACCAGACATGGTTACACACAAAACCAGCAATGGGTGCTTTTGTTCTCAGCAGCTTGTCAGAACTATGTAAGAGCAGTTACCCAAGGAACATACACTTGTACTCATGCGGAATCTTGGCGCTTTCATGCTTACACAGGGCTGGGACTGCTCAGAGTATCAAATCACAGACTtgcctggagcacagaatggtggaagttggaagggacctttgaagatcatagaatcatagagtcagtcagtgttggaagggaccacaaggatcatctagttccaacccccctgacatgggcagggacaccctaccctagagcaggctgaccacagcctcatccagcctggccttaaacacctccagggataaggtctcaaccacctccctgggcaacccagtccagcctctcaccactctcatgctaaacaacttcctcctcacctccactctgaatctccccacctccagcattgctccattccccctagtcctggcacttctgagaccctaaaaggtccctcctcaacatttttgtaggcctccatcagattctggaaggccacagtaaggtcacctcacagtgtcctcttctccagaatgaacagccccagctctttcagtctgtcctcatagcagagatgctcaagccctctgagcatcctcctgccccttctCACCCCGTGGGAGAATTGTgtacttgaatcatagaatcatagaatcaaccagtttggaagagacctccaagatcatccagtccaacctattccccagccctatccagtccagattgtttctgagagggctgttgtgtttctgtattgcatCTTTTAAtcttgtgtatttctgcatatagctgtagatattgtaaacacctgcttgtatattgtgctaagctgtcaacataaagcttcattcttcattcttaatttccagcttggctgagtctagtttgggtgattttcttaagtgtgggggggcaggtaacacccaaaccgtcacacccATCACACAAGATTAAGATAGCTCGTTCAAAATTAAGTCTGAAGTGTAGCTGTGTCTGTCATTTCAGATAATCTGAGAATAATAGATAAGTATTTGAGGCAGAAGTTGCATATCTGCATTATTGTGTGGTTGCTGATCCAGCAGAGTGCTGTAAAATGTCTGTAATATGTATCCTGCTAGAATATCCTGCTGAGCTGATTCCAAGCTGATAAGCAGATCCATAAGCATGTTTTCATTCAActacatggacagaggcattgagtgcaccctcagcaagtttggtgatgacaccaagctgtgtggtgcagcagacaggctggagggcagggatccatccagagggtcctggacaggctgtacaggtgggcacaagccaacctcaggaggttcaagtgcaaggtcctgggtcgaggcaatgccaagcacaaatccaggctgggcagtgactgtctggagggcagccctgaggagagggacttgggggtgctggtacatgggaagctcaacatgagccagcagcaacttgcagcccagaaagccagccagatcctgggctgcatcagaagtgtggccagcaggtggagggaggtgattttccccctctacttcgctctactgagaccccacctggagtattgcatccagttctggggcccctattacaagagagatgtggattgTGGATATGATTCTACTTTTATGTTTTAAAAAAGACATGAAATGGTTATCTTCAGTCAGCATTCCAGCATTTAAGAGATGcatcctgctctgcactgcaagCAGTCAGATAAACAAAACGGTTTACTGTGCTTCTGCTCTCCTATCCAGGCAATGATAGAGCTCTACATCTGTTTACTGACCACTTAAGTAGCAGCTTAGGGAAAGAACAGACGTCACAGTGCTGGACAGCCCTGTTCAAGGTTATGACAAAAAATTAATCTGTGAAGAGTGTAAGAAATAAATCCTGTTCTGTTTAAATGACTGAGTTTTAGATAACATTTCAGACTCTTCTACTTGGGTAGTTGCAGCAGAATGCAGAACAGCTTTACATTATAGTTCAGTGAATAAATTCATTACTTTCAAGCCTACAGTGCAGACTGCCTGTTCTGCAGCAGATGGGCAGTGATTTAACactgctgcacctcaaataGGAATGCAAAAGTTGATTCctacttaggaaaaaaaaatagagagggagggaaaataaTCTTTCTGTAATAACCAAAGACAGAAAGCCAAACCAGAAATTTTGTTAGCTTATCATAGCTGAGTTTTTAAGCAAAATAATGCCTTGAACTTTGTGGTTTTGCAAGGAATGTAGAGAGTGCTGCTCTCTTGCTCGTTATTTCCACAGCCTACCACGTTAACTAGGAGTAGTTTGTTTTATACATAATTGGTGTTTAAGTTCCAGCTTAACATAAAAGGAGCTTCATAAGTGGGGAAGCTGTGGGGATAGAGACACTCCCAAGAGGTGTGtgaagcagggctgggaagggcagATTGGCCAGGAACAGCCTGAgtgatggtggctttgctgACTTACCCTGAGAAGAGAATGTGGCACTGTGTGAGCACATAGTCCAGGAAACAAACCAGAGAAATCCATAGTGCAGTTGCAGagctgtgatctctttgggatCAGAGGGACAGGGTGGCATAGTTCATAGCAAGTGCTGTGAGGGAAGAatgcaagattttttttccccaaagcagGAAGGAAAATGAGTGGAGTTTTCCTCCACTTTGGAGTGAGCAGCTTGCTGACTGTGATCTGCGAGGCTGGGATTGAAGGGGAGACCAGTACAGGGAATACTGAGAGGGCACCTGCTATAAATTACCTGATCAGAAAGAGGAAGTAGATGAAGCCTTAAAtatccagggaaaaaaaaagctcaaagTTGTATGCCTAAGCTCCCTTGGGAATGTAAAATTGCTCTGACGTCTGGAGGAGCCACCTGGTGAGTTTAAAGCAGTCCAAAAGATTTTTCTGGGGCAACAAgagctttttaatttttttttttacccagcTGCTAGATTTGTTACTCAGAAACAAGGAGGAACTAGTAGGCAGTGTACAGGACAAGGGAAGCC
Encoded proteins:
- the SLC66A3 gene encoding solute carrier family 66 member 3, coding for MAPTLLDLAHWSTWAVCTVIKVPQLAAVLAARSARGVSVGSLLLELAGFLVFLRYQIYYGYPLQTYLEYPIIIAQDVILLWLILHFSGNTKGALFYAVIFWGGWYMLTLQKWIIDLAMNLCTFISAASKVAQLRCLWQTKESGQVSALTWTMSAYTCATRIFTTVMTTNDLVVLIRFITMLILNIWVTATILHYRKTKKTD